In the Leptotrichia sp. oral taxon 847 genome, one interval contains:
- the glyA gene encoding serine hydroxymethyltransferase, with the protein MSYIKDCDIEVYNAIKAEEKRQEEGIELIASENFVSKAVMEAAGSVFTNKYAEGYPGKRYYGGCVNVDIVETLAIERLKKIFGAKFANVQPHSGSQANMGVYVGLLNAGDKILGMGLSSGGHLTHGYKINFSGKNYVGIEYGLDPETELIDYDKVREIALKERPRIIVAGASAYSRIIDFKKFREIADEVGAYLMVDMAHIAGLVAAGVHPNPMEYADVVTSTTHKTLKGPRGGIILTNNEEIAKKIDKTIFPGIQGGPLAHIIAAKAVAFKEALTPEFKEYQIQVAKNAKVLAEELTKGGLRIVSGGTDNHLMLVDLRPMKVTGKLAEEKLEKAGITCNKNAIPNDPEKPFITSGVRLGTPAITARGFKEEETKLVAKFILEVLNNIEDEKITSKVKNQVLELTKKFPLYKNK; encoded by the coding sequence ATGAGCTACATAAAAGATTGTGATATAGAAGTTTATAACGCTATAAAAGCGGAAGAAAAAAGACAGGAAGAAGGGATTGAACTAATCGCTTCTGAAAATTTTGTTTCAAAAGCTGTGATGGAAGCTGCGGGATCAGTTTTTACAAATAAATATGCAGAAGGCTATCCAGGAAAAAGATATTACGGAGGATGTGTAAATGTTGACATTGTTGAAACTTTAGCAATTGAAAGACTAAAAAAAATCTTTGGAGCAAAATTTGCAAATGTTCAGCCACATTCAGGTTCTCAAGCTAATATGGGAGTTTATGTCGGACTTTTAAATGCTGGGGATAAAATTTTGGGAATGGGACTTAGTTCTGGTGGACATTTGACTCATGGCTATAAAATTAATTTTTCTGGAAAAAATTATGTTGGGATTGAATACGGATTGGATCCAGAAACTGAATTAATTGATTATGATAAAGTACGTGAGATTGCGTTAAAGGAAAGACCTAGAATAATTGTTGCAGGAGCAAGTGCTTATTCAAGAATTATTGATTTTAAAAAGTTTAGAGAAATTGCTGACGAAGTTGGCGCTTACCTTATGGTGGACATGGCTCATATTGCGGGACTTGTTGCAGCTGGAGTTCATCCAAATCCAATGGAATACGCCGATGTTGTAACTTCTACAACTCACAAAACTCTAAAAGGGCCTCGTGGTGGAATTATTTTGACAAACAACGAAGAAATTGCAAAAAAAATCGATAAAACAATATTTCCAGGAATACAAGGTGGGCCTCTTGCTCACATTATTGCAGCAAAAGCTGTCGCTTTCAAAGAAGCACTGACTCCTGAATTTAAAGAATATCAAATTCAAGTAGCTAAAAATGCTAAAGTTTTGGCCGAAGAACTTACAAAAGGTGGACTTAGAATTGTGAGCGGTGGAACTGATAACCATTTGATGTTAGTTGATTTAAGACCGATGAAAGTTACTGGAAAATTGGCGGAAGAAAAATTGGAAAAAGCTGGGATAACTTGCAACAAAAACGCTATTCCAAACGACCCTGAAAAACCGTTTATCACAAGCGGTGTAAGACTTGGTACTCCGGCAATTACCGCTCGTGGATTTAAAGAGGAAGAAACTAAGCTTGTCGCAAAATTTATTTTAGAAGTGCTAAACAACATTGAAGATGAAAAAATTACTTCCAAAGTTAAAAATCAAGTTTTGGAATTGACTAAAAAATTTCCGCTTTACAAAAATAAATAA
- the rph gene encoding ribonuclease PH: protein MRNNNRKNDEMREVKVTKNYIIHPEGSVLIEFGNTKVICNATIEEKIPRWLKMDNSSKGIHSGWITAEYSMLPRATNTRVQRESIKGKVSGRTMEIQRLIGRSLRAVIDLEKLGDRTIMVDCDVIQADGGTRTASITGAYLAVELAIEKLIDENKLKEIPIKSKVAAISVGKVRNELILDLDYDEDSAADVDMNIIMTDKGEFVEIQGTGEEATFTQDELLKFIELSKNAFNKLFTL from the coding sequence TTGAGAAATAATAATAGAAAAAATGATGAGATGCGGGAAGTTAAAGTTACAAAAAATTACATTATCCACCCTGAAGGTTCGGTCTTAATTGAATTTGGAAATACAAAAGTTATCTGTAATGCGACGATTGAAGAAAAAATCCCGAGATGGCTAAAAATGGATAATTCTTCCAAAGGGATTCACTCAGGCTGGATTACCGCTGAATACAGTATGCTTCCCCGTGCAACAAACACCCGTGTCCAAAGGGAATCAATAAAAGGAAAAGTTTCAGGAAGGACAATGGAAATCCAAAGACTTATCGGAAGATCTTTAAGAGCTGTAATTGACCTTGAAAAACTGGGAGACAGAACAATTATGGTCGACTGCGATGTCATTCAAGCTGATGGCGGTACAAGAACTGCTTCAATTACAGGAGCTTATCTAGCTGTGGAGCTTGCAATTGAAAAATTAATTGATGAAAATAAATTAAAAGAAATTCCAATAAAATCAAAAGTTGCCGCAATAAGTGTGGGAAAAGTTCGAAATGAGTTAATTTTAGATTTGGACTATGACGAAGATTCCGCAGCGGATGTCGATATGAACATTATCATGACTGATAAAGGTGAATTTGTGGAAATTCAAGGAACTGGTGAAGAAGCCACTTTTACTCAAGATGAACTCCTAAAATTCATTGAATTATCCAAAAACGCATTTAATAAATTATTTACTTTATAA
- a CDS encoding MlaA family lipoprotein: MTKFNKNKIVIFGAVIAACAVSYADTDELYPEVKNVDTVSYLDEATKEANDDIYIEFVDEKENIPAEKNMEKFKLTNLKNKNKKIDKNKYIMFEQDDYGDLATNIEGLDDEYIVSSKILDLTGAGGTINDPLEPFNRRMYAFNTQFDKKIAYPASRIYAAIVPKPIRTGISNFFGNFKEIPTFVNSMLQLKPGKAVNALGRFVVNSTVGILGVTDVATKMGLKKDYETMGDTLGHYGVRSGAYLVLPALGPSNIRDGIGSGIDGAMEGAARGVVEDKLFFDTGVFDKTTYGFTRPVVTGLNLRSLVNFRYGDLNSPFEYDLVKIFYQNYRKVQIKK; this comes from the coding sequence ATGACAAAATTTAATAAAAATAAAATTGTGATATTTGGAGCTGTTATTGCTGCTTGTGCAGTATCTTATGCAGACACTGACGAGCTTTATCCAGAAGTAAAAAATGTAGATACGGTCAGTTATTTAGATGAAGCAACAAAAGAAGCAAATGACGACATTTATATAGAATTTGTAGACGAAAAAGAAAATATTCCAGCTGAAAAGAATATGGAAAAATTTAAACTTACAAATTTAAAAAATAAAAACAAAAAAATTGACAAAAATAAATATATTATGTTTGAGCAAGATGACTATGGAGACTTAGCGACTAACATTGAAGGTTTGGACGACGAATACATAGTTTCCAGTAAAATTCTCGATTTAACTGGAGCGGGTGGCACAATAAACGATCCACTTGAGCCGTTTAATCGAAGAATGTACGCATTCAATACTCAATTTGACAAAAAAATTGCTTATCCAGCGTCAAGAATTTACGCAGCAATTGTTCCAAAACCTATAAGAACAGGAATTTCAAACTTCTTTGGAAACTTTAAGGAAATTCCAACTTTTGTAAACTCAATGCTACAGCTAAAACCAGGAAAGGCAGTAAATGCACTTGGAAGATTTGTTGTAAATTCAACTGTCGGAATCTTAGGGGTAACTGATGTTGCAACAAAAATGGGACTAAAAAAAGATTACGAAACAATGGGAGATACTCTTGGACATTATGGAGTTAGAAGTGGAGCTTATTTAGTTTTGCCAGCTTTAGGTCCAAGTAATATCAGAGATGGTATTGGAAGCGGAATAGACGGTGCTATGGAAGGTGCAGCTAGAGGTGTCGTTGAAGATAAGCTTTTCTTTGATACAGGTGTTTTTGACAAAACCACATATGGATTTACACGACCAGTAGTTACAGGACTTAATTTGCGTTCACTTGTAAATTTTAGATATGGAGATTTAAATTCGCCATTTGAATATGACTTAGTAAAAATATTTTATCAAAACTACAGAAAAGTTCAAATAAAAAAATAA